The region TTGTTATGCGCAAAGTTCGCAAAGATTATTATTATACTACAAAGAAAGCAAAGTTTTTTGCAAAGTTCAACGAGATTTTATTTTTTGGATTTTTATAAATTATTGACCACTCTTCTGATTCCGTTTTTTAATAAAATTTCATTAAAGTTTATAAGCAATCCTAGTTTGTAATTTCCAAGTTTTAAATAGGTTAAGGTTTGAGTCAGATGAATTTCATTTAACGATTCTACGCTTTTAAGCTCAATTATTAGCTTTTTTTCAACTAATAAATCAACACGATAACCACAATCTAATTTTACTTCTTCAAAAATTAATGGCAGCATTTTTTCTTTTTCGACAAAAAGCCCAGATTGATTTATTTTATAAAACAAACATTCTTTATAGGCGTTTTCTAACAATCCTGGACCAAGGCTTTTATGGACTTCGATTGCTAAACCGATTATAATTTTAGAAATTTCATTTTCGGTCATCTTGAACTTTTTTACTTTGCGAAGAAATTTTGCGCTCTTTGCGGTTATTAAAGCACTAAGTTAATTCTTTTATGTGTTTTTACATTCGATTTCATACTTTTGGCATTATGAAAGGAATAAAAATAATCTTTTGGACTTTGTGGCGGGTATGGTTTTATATTTTAATGGCTATCCCCATCTTGTTTATGTTTCCTTTTTTGGTTCTTTCAATTTTAACAGAAAAAGGCTATCCTTATTTTTTTAAAATGGCACGAATTTGGGCTCGATTTATTCTTTTCGGGATGGGTTTTTACTATAAAATCGATAAAGACCAATCCTTAGATTCTCATAAAAGCTACATGATTGTGGCCAATCACACTTCGATGGCCGATATTATGTTGATGCTAGCGATTGTTAAAAATCCTTTTGTTTTTGTGGGAAAACAAGAATTGGCAAAGATTCCTTTGTTTGGATTTTTCTACAAAAGAACCTGTATTTTAGTCGATAGAGGTTGTTCAAAAAGCCGAATGGAAGTTTTTAATGAGGCACAAAAGAGAATAAACAGAGGTTTGAGTGTTTGTATCTTCCCTGAAGGCGGTGTACCGGATGACGAATCGGTACTGTTAGATTCGTTCAAGGATGGCGCTTTCCGATTGGCAATAGAGCATCAAATTCCAATTGTTCCCATCACTTTTGGCGACAATAAAAAAAGGCTTTCTTATACTTTTTTCAGCGGAAGCCCAGGTTTGATGCGGGTTAAAATTCATCGAATTGTCAAAACTAAGGGAAAGACTGGAGCTGATCGTAAGGAAATTAGGGACAAGGTTCGAGAAA is a window of Flavobacterium acetivorans DNA encoding:
- a CDS encoding GxxExxY protein — translated: MTENEISKIIIGLAIEVHKSLGPGLLENAYKECLFYKINQSGLFVEKEKMLPLIFEEVKLDCGYRVDLLVEKKLIIELKSVESLNEIHLTQTLTYLKLGNYKLGLLINFNEILLKNGIRRVVNNL
- a CDS encoding lysophospholipid acyltransferase family protein → MKGIKIIFWTLWRVWFYILMAIPILFMFPFLVLSILTEKGYPYFFKMARIWARFILFGMGFYYKIDKDQSLDSHKSYMIVANHTSMADIMLMLAIVKNPFVFVGKQELAKIPLFGFFYKRTCILVDRGCSKSRMEVFNEAQKRINRGLSVCIFPEGGVPDDESVLLDSFKDGAFRLAIEHQIPIVPITFGDNKKRLSYTFFSGSPGLMRVKIHRIVKTKGKTGADRKEIRDKVRETIYKQLIEFESDKLKMITNSGIQA